Part of the Arthrobacter gengyunqii genome is shown below.
GCCAGAAGTAAGCACTAAGCGGCGCTGCTCGCCGGCGCTGCCGACTAAGGGCGGCACTCCCCTGTGGAGTGCCGCCCTTATCCTTTGCCGGCGACGCTTTCCGGCGTCCCCTTCCCCGAAGCCGGCGCTCAGCTAAGCCCCCGACGGTGAAGCGCGCGCCGTCGGAGGCCCAGCGGCAGCAGAACCCACAGCACGAGGAGCAACACGCCAGCGGGCCGGCCGTGCCCGATTGCCCATGCCGCGAGTCTAGTAGCGGCAGTGCAAGGGAGAGCGGGTCATCCCGGAACGCAGAGAATCCCGGCTGACATTTTCTGTCAACCGGGATTCTCTGGTGTTGCTGTGTTACGTGGTTGCGGGGGCAAGATTTGAACTTGCGACCTCTGGGTTATGAGCCCAGCGAGCTACCGAACTGCTCCACCCCGCGGCGTGATAGTTAACTCTACCCGCCGCGGGGCCCGGCTGCAAATCGGCAGCCGGGCCGCAGCCTCAACGCGTTAGTTACCCTCGGTGGGGGCAGGAGTTGCGCCCTCCGTGGCACCGGTTTCTCCGCCGCCGGTTTCCCCGGCAGCGGCGTCCATGGCTTCCTGCGCGGCGATGGCGCGCTGGATGGCGGTGTTGAGCTTGTCCTGCGCCGCACCGTAGGCGGCGAAGTCATTGTTTCCCAGCGCCGTCTGGCCTTCCTGGATCGCGGCTCCGGCATCGGCCAGCGCAGCGGCCAGGTCAGCGGCTGCCGTCGTGTCACCCGGTACCTCGCCGGTCCCGGTGTCCGGGGTCTGGCCTACGTTCTCGGAGTCGCCGGTGATGGCACCGGAGTCACCGCCGAAGACCTGGTTCAGGGCTTCATCCAGCGTGGGAGCGAAGCCGACCGTCTCGCCGAAGTTCACGAGCACGCGCTGCAGCGTCGGGTAGGACGCGTCACCGGAAGACTGCACGTAGACGGGCTGCACGTAGAGCATGCCGCCGCCCACAGGCAGGGAGAGCAGGTTGCCGTTGATGACCTCGGAAGCACCCTGGCGCAGCAGGTTCAACGCGTTGGAAACCGTCGGGTCCGAGTTGAACCGGTTCTGGGCCTGGCCGGGACCGGGGACCACGGTGTCGGTGGGCAGCGACAGCAGCCGCAGCTTTCCGTAGTCCTCGCTCTTCACTCCGGCCTCGCCCGTTCCGGCATCCGCTTCGGCTGACAGGAAGCCGTACAGCACGTTGCGGGCTTCGCCGTTGGGCGAGACAAACGGAATAAACGGAGTGGTCAGGGAGAACGCTGTGTCATCCTGGCCCGGCATCTGCAGGGACAGGTAGTACGGAGGCTGCTTCACCTCGGCGTTGGCCACAGTGGGATCGTTCGGCACGGACCAGGCGTCGTCGTTCTTGAAGAACGAGTCCGCGTTGGTGACGTGGTACTTGCCCATCAGCTCACGCTGGACCTTGAACTGGTCCTCCGGGTAGCGCACGTGCGACATCAGCTCGGCGGACATCTCGCTGTACGGCTTCAGCGTGGACGGGAAGACTGCCTGCCAGGACTGCAGGAGCGGATCCTGGTCGTCCCAGGCGTACAGGGTGACGGAACCGTCGTAGGCATCAACGGTGGCCTTGACCGCGTTGCGGATGTAGTTCACCTTGTCCGCCGGAAGGGCTGCGGCACCCGTGGTGAGGGAGTCAGTGGTGGCTGCCTGCAGTTCCTGCTGGGTGGAGTACGGGAAATACTTGCTGGTGGTGTAGCCGTCCACAATCCACTGGACCCGGCCGTCGACAACGGCCGGGTAGGCATTGCCGTCCACTGTCAGGTAGGGAGCAACCTTTTCGACGCGTTCGCGGGGATCGCGGTCGTAGAGGATCTGCGACTCGGGGTTGATGGCGTCCGAGAGCAGCATTTCGGTGGACTGGAACTTGATGGCGTAGACCAGCTGGTTGAACAGATTGCCCACGCTGGGTCCGCCGTCGCCGTCGAACGTTGTCTGGGACTCGGTGTCCGAGTCGCCCGTCTGCGGGCGGTCGATTTCCTGCGGTGCCGAACCCTCGGGTGCACCAACCACCGAGTAGTCAGGTGATGATTCGCCAAAGTAGATCCGGGGTTCGTAGTCGCCCAGAACGCCGCTGGAGGGGATGCCGGATTCCATGAAGCTGGGCTTGCCGTCGGCCTGGACCGTTGATCCGCGGGCCGCGACGACGCCGTAGCCGTGCGTATAGAGAATGTGTTCGTTGACCCAACCGTCGGGAACGCCGTCGATGTTCAGTTCACGGACTGCAATCACCGTGTCCTGGGTTTCGCCGTCGATGTCGTAGCGGTCCACGTTCAGTGTTTCCGGGAACTGGTAGTACTGACGGAACTGCTGCAGCTGCGAGAAGGCCGGGGACACGACGTTCGGATCCAGCAGGCGGATGTTGGAAGTGGTGCCTGAATCGGCTGCCAGCGCGCCGGCATTTGCTTCAACGGTGGCCTTGTAGTCAATGACTTCGGTTTCATCCAGGCCGTAGGCCTCACGTGTGAGGTCGATGTTGCGCTGGATGTACGGCTCTTCCTTGCTCAGCTCGGAGGGCTTTACCTGGTACTGCTGCACGATCCACGGGTAAACGCCGCCGGCAACAATGGCCGTGATGATGAGCATGGCCGTACCGATGATCGGCAGGCGCCACCGGCCGATGACGGCGGACACGATGAAGAGCAGCGCCACGATCACCGAGGCAACGGCGAGGATGGTCTTGGTGGGGATGACGGCTTCGACGTCGGTGTACAGGGCACCGGTCCAGGTTCCCGAGGTGCTCAGCAGGGTGTCATAGCGGTCCAGCCAGAAGTTGGCGGCCTGCAGGAGCAGGAAGCTTGCCGCAATGACGGCAATGTGGATCCGTGCCTGGCGGGAGGTGAAGATGCCCTTTTCCTCCAGGCGGATGCCGCCGTAAAGGTAGTGGGTCAGCAGCCCGGCGATGCCCGAGATGACCACGACGCTGATGAGGAAGCCGACGATGAAGCCGATGAACGGCAGCTGCGTGAGGTAGAAGCTGAAGTCCAGACCGAACTCGGGATCCTGCTGGCCAAAGTTGCGGCTGTTGAAGAACAACAGCGCCTGCTGCCACATGGACATGGCCGCGGTGCCGGCAAACCCGCCGACGACGATGGGGATGCCGATCATCAGAAGCTTGCGGACGGGCTCAAGCTGGGCCTGGTAGCGGTTCAGGTTGTCCTGCAGGGCGCTGTCCGGAGCATAGACGGGCCGCGAGGCGTAGGCGGCCCTGATGGTCAGGAAGACACACAGGGCCATCACGATGAAGGCGCTGAGGAACATCGCGATCCGCGTCAGGTTTTCCTTAACGAAGACTTCGAGGTAGCCCAACTGGTTGTACCAGAGGACGTCCGCGTAGACCTGGGAAAAATAGACGAATCCAATTACGAGGACCGCCACGACAATCAGGGTGGCAATCAGCGGGCTCGGTCCGCGCCTTTTGCCGGGGCGGGCGCCCGCGCTGGGGCTGGGTCGGGAAAATGGGCCATTAGGTCCGGAAGTCACTGTTACCTCATCGTTCGGTGCGTCGGTCCACGGCGCCTGCAACGGGTATTACAGGACATTTTTTCGTCCCCTTTGCAAGTTGCCGTGCTTTCTCATTCTGCCTTGTCTTTATTGCGGCGGGCCACCTGCCGTGCCCATCGGCAAGAACCTTTTCACGATCGTGATCGGCCGGCCGGCGCGGCCGGCACCATTTGGCGTCCTTTTTAGGCGGCTGCTCCCCCGGCTTGGGCTGCCATGTCACCGGGGCAACGCCTAGTCAGCCGTGCATTGCGCGAGCCCTGCAGGGTCCGACCCGGCGGCCAGCTCTTCAACGGCGCTGCGGGCCTCGTCCAGTGTGGACACCCGGACGACGTCGAGCCCGTCCGGGATGTTGCCTGCCACTTCACCACAGTTGTCCGCCGGTGCGAGGAAGAACTCTGCGCCGGCGTCGGCCGCGCCCGCCATTTTCTGGGCGATGCCGCCGATGGCCCCGACGTTTCCAGCCGAATCAATGGTCCCCGTTCCGGCAAAGTGCTTTCCTCCGGTCAGTTCTCCGGGAGTCAATCGGTCGATGATACCCAGGGCGAACATCATGCCCGCAGAGGGGCCGCCCACGTTGTTCAAAGCGATGCTGACATCAAAGGGGAAGTCGAAGCTGGTGGCCAGGTAGATTCCCAGCTGGTAGGAACCGGCGTCGCCGGGAACGGGAGTCAGCGCCGCCGTTTGTTCCTCGCCGTCGCGCCGGTAGGTGACCTCCACCGGGTCGCCGCCGCTCTCCTGCAGTTTGGTGCGGAGGGTGTCGATCCCGTTGATGTCCGTGCCGTCCACCCTGATGAGGGTGTCTCCGGGCTGCAGCACACCGGAGGCGGGCGAATCCTCCACCAGGTCCGCCACGGCAAGCTCTTCCGTGAAGGCGATGTCCAGTTCGCGCAGCGCCGCCGCGACGGCTGCTTCCTGCGAGGAAGTCATGGCTGCTGCGTTCTGCTCATCGACCTGTTCGCCTGTGGTTCCGCGCGGATAGACGAATTCCTCGGGAACGACGGCGTCTTCCGGATTCAGCCAGGCGCCAACGGCTTCGAGGAAACTCATGGCGCTGCCCGGGCCACCCGAGACATAGACCGTAGTAAGGTCCAGATCACCGTTCGTGGGATAGGTCTGGGACCCTTCAATTTCGATGAGGGGCGTGTCTTCCCCGTTTTCACCTTTCACGGTCCCCACGGTGTTGAAAGTGGGTCCGGGCGATTCCACGACATACGGCGCCGGCAGGAAGACAGCAACGGCTCCCAATGCCAGGGTCAGCGCCCCGGAAATCACCAGCGCGCGTGAGCGCGGGTCGGTGCGGTGGAGGGAAGGGCTTTGGCCGGGCACCGGAGCGTTGAAGGCAGCCGGGTCGTGCGGAGGTACAGGGGGGTCGTACGGATTATCTGAGGGGCGCAAGTGGCCAACCCTTTTCTGAGATGGGAACCCGATGCAACCCACTGAGGCTGAACGGTGAAGACTGCCACCCAGCCTACGCCGCGACGCCAAAACCCGCGGACATTTGCACGCGGAGGCGCTTTGCCAAGAGCGAACGCATCGGAGAATGCGGGACAGGCATCCCGGCATGCCGGTAACGTAAGGAAACCATGGTCGCTGATCAGCGGTCCATGGCCCGGAGCAGTTGCCGGCCGGCGGCCGGCTGACCTTCCTGCTTCGCGCAATGCACGTCAATCTTCCACAGGACCGGTGGTATCCATGAGCTCCAACCCTTCCGACTCCGGGGATACACCCCAGGATCCGCTTTCCGAGATGCTTGCCCGGCTCTTTGGCGGAGCGGGTGCCGGCGGCATGGATCCCTCTGAACTGGCAAAGGCGGCAGGACTTCCGTCGGACCCCAATGCGATGGCCATGATTTTCCAGCAGGTCCAGGCAATGTTCAGCGCTCCCTCCGAGGGCCCGGTTAACTGGCAGCTGGCCAAGGACAATGCCCGCCGTGTTGCCGCGACGGACAGCGATCCCTCGGTGTCGCCGGCACAGCGCCGCGAAGTGGACGAGGCGCTGCACCTCGCTCAGCTCTGGCTGGACCCGGTCACGGATTTCGCCTCCATCTCCTCCCTCGGTCAGGCATGGAGCCGGGCCGAATGGGTCGAAGCCACCATGGACTCCTGGAAGCGGCTTACGGAGCCGGTGGCGGTCAGCATTTCACAGGCCCTCTCCAACGCCATCACCACCCAGATGCCCGAAGAGATGAAGGCCATGATGGGTGGAGCTTCCTCCATGCTCGCCAATATGGGCGGAGCCATGTTCGGCATCCAGCTGGGCCAGGCCGTTGGCGCCCTCTCCAAGGAAGTTGTCAGCTCCACCGACATCGGCCTTCCGCTGGCTGGCGGAACCATGGCGCTGCTGCCGGCAAACGTTGCCAAATTCGGTGAAGGCCTGGACATCCCCGAGACTGAAATCCGGCTGTATCTTGCAGTCCGCGAAGCAGCCCATGCCCGCCTTTTCACCCATGCGCCGTGGCTGGGTGCCCACCTCTTCGGCACCATCGAGAGTTACGCGCGCGGCATCCACATCGACATTTCCAAGATCGAGGAGGTGGCCCGGGACCTGGATCCGTCCAACCCCGAGTCCATCCAGGAGGCCCTCTCCGGCGGCGTCTTCCAGCCGGAGCAAACGCCTGCCCAGGCCGCAGCACTGGAACGCCTCGAAACGGCGCTGGCTCTCGTGGAAGGCTGGGTTGACGAGGTCACCGCAGCCGCCACCGTCAATCTGCCCTCCGCCGGCGCCCTGCGCGAGATGATCCGGCGGCGCCGTGCCAGCGGCGGCCCCGCAGAGCACACCTTCTCCTCGCTCGTGGGCCTGGAACTGCGGCCGCGCCGGCTCCGCGACGCTGCCGCCCTCTGGTCGCAGCTTCGCGAAGAACGCGGCGTTGCAGGCCGCGACGCTGTGTGGGAGCACCCGGACCTCATTCCCACTTCCAAGGACCTCGACGACCCGCAGGGCTTCAGCAAGCGGCGTGAGCTGCTGGACGCTTCGGATTCCGACGTCGACGCCGCTCTGCAGCGCCTGCT
Proteins encoded:
- a CDS encoding UPF0182 family membrane protein; translated protein: MTSGPNGPFSRPSPSAGARPGKRRGPSPLIATLIVVAVLVIGFVYFSQVYADVLWYNQLGYLEVFVKENLTRIAMFLSAFIVMALCVFLTIRAAYASRPVYAPDSALQDNLNRYQAQLEPVRKLLMIGIPIVVGGFAGTAAMSMWQQALLFFNSRNFGQQDPEFGLDFSFYLTQLPFIGFIVGFLISVVVISGIAGLLTHYLYGGIRLEEKGIFTSRQARIHIAVIAASFLLLQAANFWLDRYDTLLSTSGTWTGALYTDVEAVIPTKTILAVASVIVALLFIVSAVIGRWRLPIIGTAMLIITAIVAGGVYPWIVQQYQVKPSELSKEEPYIQRNIDLTREAYGLDETEVIDYKATVEANAGALAADSGTTSNIRLLDPNVVSPAFSQLQQFRQYYQFPETLNVDRYDIDGETQDTVIAVRELNIDGVPDGWVNEHILYTHGYGVVAARGSTVQADGKPSFMESGIPSSGVLGDYEPRIYFGESSPDYSVVGAPEGSAPQEIDRPQTGDSDTESQTTFDGDGGPSVGNLFNQLVYAIKFQSTEMLLSDAINPESQILYDRDPRERVEKVAPYLTVDGNAYPAVVDGRVQWIVDGYTTSKYFPYSTQQELQAATTDSLTTGAAALPADKVNYIRNAVKATVDAYDGSVTLYAWDDQDPLLQSWQAVFPSTLKPYSEMSAELMSHVRYPEDQFKVQRELMGKYHVTNADSFFKNDDAWSVPNDPTVANAEVKQPPYYLSLQMPGQDDTAFSLTTPFIPFVSPNGEARNVLYGFLSAEADAGTGEAGVKSEDYGKLRLLSLPTDTVVPGPGQAQNRFNSDPTVSNALNLLRQGASEVINGNLLSLPVGGGMLYVQPVYVQSSGDASYPTLQRVLVNFGETVGFAPTLDEALNQVFGGDSGAITGDSENVGQTPDTGTGEVPGDTTAAADLAAALADAGAAIQEGQTALGNNDFAAYGAAQDKLNTAIQRAIAAQEAMDAAAGETGGGETGATEGATPAPTEGN
- a CDS encoding YlbL family protein, producing the protein MRPSDNPYDPPVPPHDPAAFNAPVPGQSPSLHRTDPRSRALVISGALTLALGAVAVFLPAPYVVESPGPTFNTVGTVKGENGEDTPLIEIEGSQTYPTNGDLDLTTVYVSGGPGSAMSFLEAVGAWLNPEDAVVPEEFVYPRGTTGEQVDEQNAAAMTSSQEAAVAAALRELDIAFTEELAVADLVEDSPASGVLQPGDTLIRVDGTDINGIDTLRTKLQESGGDPVEVTYRRDGEEQTAALTPVPGDAGSYQLGIYLATSFDFPFDVSIALNNVGGPSAGMMFALGIIDRLTPGELTGGKHFAGTGTIDSAGNVGAIGGIAQKMAGAADAGAEFFLAPADNCGEVAGNIPDGLDVVRVSTLDEARSAVEELAAGSDPAGLAQCTAD
- a CDS encoding zinc-dependent metalloprotease; the encoded protein is MSSNPSDSGDTPQDPLSEMLARLFGGAGAGGMDPSELAKAAGLPSDPNAMAMIFQQVQAMFSAPSEGPVNWQLAKDNARRVAATDSDPSVSPAQRREVDEALHLAQLWLDPVTDFASISSLGQAWSRAEWVEATMDSWKRLTEPVAVSISQALSNAITTQMPEEMKAMMGGASSMLANMGGAMFGIQLGQAVGALSKEVVSSTDIGLPLAGGTMALLPANVAKFGEGLDIPETEIRLYLAVREAAHARLFTHAPWLGAHLFGTIESYARGIHIDISKIEEVARDLDPSNPESIQEALSGGVFQPEQTPAQAAALERLETALALVEGWVDEVTAAATVNLPSAGALREMIRRRRASGGPAEHTFSSLVGLELRPRRLRDAAALWSQLREERGVAGRDAVWEHPDLIPTSKDLDDPQGFSKRRELLDASDSDVDAALQRLLEGGFDTPEETAGNSDDSTDSDGESDGSGDSDGGTPKP